The Mercurialis annua linkage group LG7, ddMerAnnu1.2, whole genome shotgun sequence genome includes the window aaatttaaactaTTGAATACTCTTTCTATCCCATTTTATTTagcactttttattttttgcacatactataaatatatcaatattataGATATATTCTTTTATGTATCTTTTACACTTATCTTGGAATATAAtatagttaaataaattattaaatttgtatattagTCTACACACAAGCTAATTAATGTTAAggctataaaaatatatgttgataatataaaaatgactttttaggttttaaaaagtggtaaaaaatacaaataaaatagacgaaaagattatttaaatataaatagaaaataacatatttttaaaataaaaataataataatcttcatTTAATATTGTGAATGTATCAATAACCTataattcaaatggtataaacgttaAATAATTTTGTGTTGTAGTCATAGGTTCATTTTTTAATACATGCGTTTCAACTTTCCAAGattgaaaaaaaagagaatgagattaaattttaaagttaaaaaactATTATgatcttaataaatttaaataatatatttattatgaatattagcacaaaatattttaatatatatatatatattttgtaattaaagTGGTGAGATGCTTATCTATATATGGATAGATATGGGATAGCGGCAGCAGCTTTTTCACTCAACTTCTTCATCTTTTCCAGATCATGCTTTCCTCATGTActcatttctttttctttgttaaAATTTCCCAAACTTTTCTTTAACTTCCTCCTCtttaatttctttcttttttaaataataaaacctCATTTTATACACCAAATAAATCTTATTAGAGTTAAAAAAAGATGAATAAAAATAAACGATCCATTAATGTTGATCTGACTAATAACAGGATATTTGACCAAAAATCTCTATTTGCAAatcgttttaaaatattaaattaaaattgtataagTATTTTGACGGAAAAGTATAAATACAATCTCTTTCCATTTCATTcacactataaattttaaaaatattaataatggaCGATCAATTTTATACTACTATAAAGTAATACCTAAGTTTTCCTTACACATTATGAGTCAAtgattatgtttatttaatttaaatagaagattaatgcatttttttaaccaaagtctgaataatttattattgaCCTATGGCTCTCACCtgatgcacaataaatcaattttagttttaaattgtcTTCCTATTAGAAGAAGGTAAACACATGTCAAGTATTTGCTTggcaacaaaaataataaaaatttcttAATCACATAATAgataaacttttattaataaataatagtattaataataaaaaagtataCCCATATAACAAATATCTATAcaaattaatttagtatttaacaaaaccaatcagattttaatttatataaataatatcaaaGTCGATCTAAGCAATGTTGTAGTCAAGTATTTGGAATATGATCTGAATTTTAATGTAGTCGATCTAAGCaatgttattatttaatatttaataaaaaaaacatatgagTCATAACTCATTTGAGATGTTTAcaatttttaaagaataaaaattaaattaatgttaCATGAGAATTTAAATCTAAGAGTTAATATTTCTTcatttcaataataaaaaaatgggtCTCATAAATGTTTTTTGGTTTGGGTTCATTATTCGGGTAATAACCAAATTAACCAActgaattaaatcaaaattttaaatttgtttttattggTTAATTTGGTTCGATTATACGATTACTAGTTTTgaatgatttgatttgtttttcagaattgatttttattttttctaaaaattggAGAGGGGAtcgtttgtgggaggaatcaAACTGAAGACCTAACAGTTTGTTATCCCGTCTTATACCATTTGACTATTTGAGATACAACtcattagtttaaattttcaaaattagcCGAACCAATTTAATTCCATACAGTAATGAtgttatttttggaatttttaaaaaaatattaaggtattttttataattttacaggATTTAAATATCAATACGTCCTAacaatttgtatataattaaaaatataacaccaaaattaatttattctatttcttttaataatcaatattaataaaatttaatcattcaattaaccaaattaattgATCAAACCAAATTAGCATTTCGAATcaattactatttaaaagtgtaaataagtaataaacgaatttacaagattaccatcattttaatgacgtgtcattatataataggtttagtccacggatgacgtggtggactgagtctacctaaaaatctctctCAAAGAGAAATCATATACTCTAGCGACAATTACGGTTAATTTGGTTCGATTCGATTCGGTTGAATGCACAACAACCCTAGTTTTGGGAAGCCTGAGATCATCACGTCTGCAAATTAGCAGATCATAGGGCTACGGTGTAAGTTTTGAATAATTTAAGTGGCCCAAAATTACCCAACCAGGCCCCACAGTCCCCACCAATAATTGATAATTCTTCTAATCCTATCTGTACACCAGCTGTCATCATTGTCTTCTCCTTCCTCACTTCTCTTCTCCATTTCTCATCTTCCCCCTTATTTCATCACTCTCCCAAtccttaaaccctaaccctaattccCACTCTGTAAATAAATTCATTTCTTCACGCCCAAGAAATGAATTCCTGCTCCCATTATTTGATTCTATTCACTCTCGTAGCTCTACCGAGTTTAGTACTCGGTACCGAGTTATCATTCTACGATGTTCTTAAGAAGCACGATTTGCCGATGGGGTTATTGCCGAAGGGAGTTAGGGATTTTAAAATTGACGACTCGGGTTTTTTCGAGGTGTACTTGGATCAAGCTTGTAATGCCAAGTTTGAGAGTGAAATACACTACGATAGGAATGTTTCGGGTACTATGAGCCGCGGGCAGATCGGGGCTTTGTCGGGTATTACGGCGCAGGAGTTGTTTTTGTGGTTTCCGGTTAAGGGTATTCGGGTGGATATACCCAGTTCGGGTTTGATTCATTTTGATGTTGGGGTTGTTTCTAAGCAGTTTTCGCTGTCGTTGTTCGAGACTCCGAGGGATTGTATGGCGGTTCGTGATGGACAAATTGAGGATATTAAGAATGGGAAGCTTATTGCTGATGCTGTCTCTAAGGTTTTTCTTTGaatctttaatttttgtttttagttgAATTGAATTGTAGTGCTAAAATTAGGGAAGAATTGCCCGCACAGGTTTGGTTTAGTGGTCTAAGCTATTTGAGCGCCATAGTCATGGGTTCAAACCTCGGATACTCTTTCTAATAGCCGGGAATTGccaggtatgtgggcttgcgggcaGTCCACATCCCGGAGTTTTGACTATGATCCTGGACTTCTGTTTGGGAGAGTTCTcgtcataaaaaaaatagggaAGAATTCAAGAAATGAAACCTTTGAATTGATTATGATTCCAAGAAAATTGGATTTTGAATAAAGTTGAACTGTTTTTGGAAGATTAAATGCTTTTGAAATGgctatatttttgaaatttgttgtCTTTATTGTCTAAGTTCTTGTTTTATGTGCAGAGTCAACTTGGGGAGTTAAGATATCAATTGGACCAAGAGAATTTTGGGAGGGGAATTTTGTAGAGTTCTTATTATGATCAAGATGTGCAGTAGctcaatcaaaatcaatcaagtAATGGGTTCATCAGTTCACTTTGTAAATTTCATGGATGATTCTGCTTCAGCAGGTCAAAAGGCTTCGATTCAGTGTGTTTGCATTGTCTTTCCTTTTCTTTAAGCATATAGTACAGAATATGGGACTTAGCAGAGCCAAGCTTACTTATCTATGCCGTAAATGGAAAAAATTATCGAGGTGGCGGCATGATCATGAACATCAAGCGAGAAAGGAGCATTTGGCTGAGGTGATATTCAGGTGATAAATTCATATGTTAAATTTTCTGTATTTTTAAACACGGGTGCATTGTCAAATCAGTTTTTGTAGTATAAGTTTTCTTTTAGATTGATGAGAGACGTATACATTTACCACAAAAATATCAATAAGAATAAATCACGTTCTGGATTCACTTGTAGGGAATTTTGTAttttactttctttttttttggttcatcattGTCACTGCTCTGGTTTTTGCATTATTCTCTGCTTCTCTTTGATTAAATTGTGTAGCATGATTAATACTTTCAATGATGGATGAATTAAGTATTTGACAATCCTTGACTTAGTTGCTCTACCAATTTGTTTAAGGGACTCATGTTTATCTTGTTATGATCAGGTATAATAATCCTCGACATTGTCAGAGAATTTAAGCAAGGAATTGAGTATCCATATTTATTTAGTAGATCTCTTCTCTTAGATTCCgtccttttttttcttcttcttcttggtaGGATAATGTGCTGCAGGGGTGGAAGAATTATGATTAGGCAAATTGGTTGATAATTTACTTTAGAATTGAATTTGGTTCAGGAATTGGTGCATTCATGATATACTCTATCTTACTATATTCTGCATTATTGGAGCTTGGTGAGAATTTTTGGATGTTAAATTTCAGGAGGGATCTTTTACGGTTGATttgtctttttattattttttgtccaAAAGTTTGTCGACTGGACGGGGCGGTCATCTCCCTTGCTAATCCCCAAGCTCTCTGAATGGTTCTGCACATTCATTATTAGTTGTTAGTGGCTTCAGGGTTCAATCGCAGGCTGTCGACCTCCCAAACCGTTCAAGCTTATTGAACTACTAGACCTGTGGCCAATTTCCTCTTGATAATGATAAATGCTCCTCTCTCCAAACCTTTCAGTCCCCCTTAAGCCCAAGAATTTG containing:
- the LOC126657385 gene encoding uncharacterized protein LOC126657385 isoform X2: MNSCSHYLILFTLVALPSLVLGTELSFYDVLKKHDLPMGLLPKGVRDFKIDDSGFFEVYLDQACNAKFESEIHYDRNVSGTMSRGQIGALSGITAQELFLWFPVKGIRVDIPSSGLIHFDVGVVSKQFSLSLFETPRDCMAVRDGQIEDIKNGKLIADAVSKSQLGELRYQLDQENFGRGIL
- the LOC126657385 gene encoding uncharacterized protein LOC126657385 isoform X1; amino-acid sequence: MNSCSHYLILFTLVALPSLVLGTELSFYDVLKKHDLPMGLLPKGVRDFKIDDSGFFEVYLDQACNAKFESEIHYDRNVSGTMSRGQIGALSGITAQELFLWFPVKGIRVDIPSSGLIHFDVGVVSKQFSLSLFETPRDCMAVRDGQIEDIKNGKLIADAVSKVWFSGLSYLSAIVMGSNLGYSF